A window of the Homo sapiens chromosome 18, GRCh38.p14 Primary Assembly genome harbors these coding sequences:
- the TTR gene encoding transthyretin precursor, with translation MASHRLLLLCLAGLVFVSEAGPTGTGESKCPLMVKVLDAVRGSPAINVAVHVFRKAADDTWEPFASGKTSESGELHGLTTEEEFVEGIYKVEIDTKSYWKALGISPFHEHAEVVFTANDSGPRRYTIAALLSPYSYSTTAVVTNPKE, from the exons ATGGCTTCTCATCGTCTGCTCCTCCTCTGCCTTGCTGGACTGGTATTTGTGTCTGAGGCTGGCCCTACG GGCACCGGTGAATCCAAGTGTCCTCTGATGGTCAAAGTTCTAGATGCTGTCCGAGGCAGTCCTGCCATCAATGTGGCCGTGCATGTGTTCAGAAAGGCTGCTGATGACACCTGGGAGCCATTTGCCTCTGG GAAAACCAGTGAGTCTGGAGAGCTGCATGGGCTCACAACTGAGGAGGAATTTGTAGAAGGGATATACAAAGTGGAAATAGACACCAAATCTTACTGGAAGGCACTTGGCATCTCCCCATTCCATGAGCATGCAGAG GTGGTATTCACAGCCAACGACTCCGGCCCCCGCCGCTACACCATTGCCGCCCTGCTGAGCCCCTACTCCTATTCCACCACGGCTGTCGTCACCAATCCCAAGGAATGA